The following are encoded in a window of Glandiceps talaboti chromosome 5, keGlaTala1.1, whole genome shotgun sequence genomic DNA:
- the LOC144435972 gene encoding carboxymethylenebutenolidase homolog: MACKGPCKPGDIRKDVVTKGEVVEINSNVKAYLARPSGQPKAAVLVINDIFGYELPANRVIADNLAQHGYTALLPDLFRNDPWDVNMSPMSPSSNFPDWLAKHKQDRVDGDIDASLEYIHDKLGISIVGAIGFCWGGKQVVLASRKSSVRFKVAVGFYAVRLDVNDAVAMKTPTMLIFGEQDSLTPMQGIAEIEKAMKDCNRLITTTTSDVSKLDGPAVRVKIFKDVGHGFVHRGDRSDPIVDAAANEAIDDMYEWLEKFH, from the coding sequence ATGGCATGCAAAGGACCATGTAAACCTGGTGACATCAGAAAAGATGTTGTAACCAAGGGAGAGGTTGTGGAGATCAATTCTAATGTAAAGGCATACCTTGCAAGACCATCTGGGCAACCAAAAGCAGCAGTACTGGTGATTAATGATATCTTTGGCTATGAGCTGCCAGCCAATCGTGTTATTGCTGACAACCTTGCACAACATGGTTATACTGCCTTGCTTCCTGATCTCTTTAGGAATGATCCTTGGGATGTCAACATGTCACCAATGTCACCCTCATCTAACTTTCCGGATTGGCTGGCAAAACATAAACAAGACCGCGTTGATGGTGATATTGATGCGTCTCTGGAATACATCCACGATAAATTGGGAATTTCCATTGTTGGCGCAATTGGATTCTGTTGGGGTGGAAAACAGGTTGTATTGGCAAGTCGAAAGTCATCTGTCAGGTTCAAGGTTGCAGTTGGGTTTTATGCTGTAAGGCTTGATGTCAATGATGCCGTAGCAATGAAGACACCAACTATGTTGATCTTCGGTGAGCAAGACAGTTTAACTCCAATGCAAGGGATAGCTGAAATTGAAAAAGCTATGAAAGACTGTAATCGTCtgattactactactactagtgaCGTCTCAAAGCTTGATGGTCCTGCAGTCAGAGTAAAAATCTTCAAAGATGTTGGACATGGCTTTGTTCATCGTGGTGACAGATCTGATCCCATTGTTGATGCCGCAGCTAATGAAGCTATTGATGATATGTATGAGTGGTTGGAAAAATTCCACTAG